The Bacteroidales bacterium genome includes the window TATACCATGAGAAAAAAACAGGACCGTAATTAGGGTCAACATAAGTATGATTTTGAAAAAATATTTCTTTGCCCGGGCAAATAGTAATTACTTCTTCATCCCAATCATCATCAGCAAAAGAAAATTCAGGGTGAGGAGGTAGGTCACCTGTTGGGTAAATATCAATTCCTTGAATTGTTTCATCGGAATTTCCACATCCGTTGGTAACAGTTAATTTTATACTATATATACCATTATTAAATGAATGAACAGGATTTTTTGATGTTGAAAAGTTGCCATCACCAAAATCCCAGTAAAAACTTCCACTGCCATAAGCATTAAAATATACGGGATTATTTGGGCAAGCAGGATTTGGCGTCATATTAAAACCTGCATCCGCTGGAAAATTATCATCAACATATATAGTGATTGTATCAGAATTTACTCCATTACACATATTTGTTTCAGTTAATATAACTTCGTAGTTTCCTGTATTTGGATAATGATGTACTGCTTCTGTTCCGTTCGCATAAGTTCCGTCACCAAAACTCCAATGGAATGTGCTTGCCGGTGAAGGATTATTAGGAAAAAAAACAACATCATCATTAGGACAAATATGATTGCCTCCGTCAACAATAATTACCGGGTATGGTATCGCTGTTTCAGTAACTACGATGTATTTAGTAATAGTATCAGGCGGACATATTTCACCGGGAAATCCGATATAAAGAGTAACAGGATAAGAACCAGCAATGTACCATGCAAAATTTTCCCAGTTGTTATTACCTGTTTCTCCACCACCAAAATCCCATTCTAACCATGCATACTCATCAAGTGTATAAAATTGAATTTGCTCACCCGGGCATACAGTATCTCCTATTGTTGTGAAAAATGTGCCTGAAGAACCATAAACATCGAATTCTTCATAAGCAACATTCAAGTACTGAACACCAACATCATATACATACAGCTCAATAACATAATGTCCTGGAGATAAAATGGTATCTTCTGTAGAAGATTCTGCTTCAGAAAATAAATATCCATTTAATTCCCATTGATATGATACAGGTCCAGAAGTATCATTCAAAGTGCTTGTGTTCATGAAACTAACTGTAAAAGGCGAACAATGAGAATACTCACCATACTCTTCAATATAAAGTGAAATAGTATCCGGCAGCTGGCTAAAAGCAGAAAAATAGCCGCATAATAAAAAAGCAATAATTAATAATTTTTTGTAAAAATTTTTCATGATTATATTTTTTTAAGATTACTAAAATGTTAAACCTGATTGCCGTGTTTGTAGGGCATCAGGCAAGTTTATTAAATTGTTTGTTCAAAATGAACTAATATAACCTATAAATATAAAATTTTTATGCTTTAAAGTCAATTAATAATTGATGAAAGGAATGTTTTTGGTGATGAAGGTTTTTTTATTGGGTCAGTTTGTTTTTTTTATTTATACCTATTAATAATTAATTAATTTAATATAAATTCAAATTATCTGTAATTAATATGCTGAATGTTACATATGTAAATGATAATAGTTAATATATTGGTTACTTATGTGAACCATATTTCTATTTTTTAATACAAATGTAATATTCTTTTTAAATATGTCAATAAAATAAGAGCTTTAGCCCTGAAAGGGCGATGTGTACCAGCGTAGGGCAACGCCCTACGATTAATGACGAAAGGGAAAAAGTCCTGAAAGGACGAAATGTATTTACATAACGCCCTTTCAGGTCTAAACCATAATATTTATAATCATACAGGGCGATTGCCCTGTGCTTATACATTAAAGGCTCAGCCTTAACTTATTGACATTACCCTATTATATAAGGTAGGTCTATAACTTACCTGACTGGCGTAGACTTTGCCTAAGCCCAACGGAACTACTTATTCATTGATGCTAATATATTAATTCGCAAGCAATTTTAGGCATATTCAATAAATTTAGTCGGACAGTAATGATTTTAATATATAAACTTATCAGAAAATCGTTAAAATGCTTGGAATTAAAGAGTTTTTATAGAAAATATTAGTTAGAATTTTTATGATTAGGATTTTATATGACGTTTACATATGTAAACCTCCAATATTTAGCAATATACCATACAATTAATACATAGTATATAAATCTTAATATCAATTATATACGAGGTATATATAAATTATAATTTCAACATAATAATTAAATTCTGTATGAATAAATAAAGAAAATTCAATATTATATCCATAAAATACTAATAACCTGCATGTAATAGATATATTATAAACATATTATTTAATATTTATTAGTATAAAATAGGATATATATTTATAATTGTCCAACAAACTGATAATAAGAAATGACATATGTAAACTATTGAAAGTTACAGATGTTAATTTTATTATGATTACATTTGTAAATAGTAATATTTAACAAAAAATATGTATTTCTAATAAATAAATTAACAAATGAAATCAAGAATAGAAATTTTACTAAAGAAAGAAATATTAACACCATCAAAATTTGCAGATAAAATTGGTGTTCAAAGATCAAGTATTTCGCATATTTTAACCGGAAGAAACAATCCGAGCTTAGAGCTTATACAAAAAATACTAAATAATTTTCCTGATATTAATGCAGAATGGTTAATTATAGGAAAAGGAAATATGTATAAAACTGAAGTACAAACAAATATTTTTGAAACTATTGAAAAAAAAAAAGATTTATTTAGTGAAAAACAGATACAATTTGATGAAAAAAATGATAATATTATAAATAAAATTGAAAAAAATGATGAAGTTGATGGTCTTAAAAAGCAGCAATATCAAGAGAAACAATATAATAAAAGGATAGAAAGAATTGTTATTTTCTATAATGATAAAACCTGCAGAGATTATTTAACTGATGAATAGATTATGATTATATTTGAACCAAAAAAATCATGTATAAATATCTTATCAGACCGTTGTTTTTCTTATTTAAGCCCGAACTTATTCATTCAATTGTTTTTTTTCTGTTAAAAGCAGGGGCTTTTATACCGGGAATATCTTATATCTGTCGATATATCTTTGTAATTAGAAATAAAAAGTTAGAAAAAAATATTTTTGGTATGAATTTTAGCAATCTGGTTGGCTTGGCTGCCGGAATGGATAAAGATGCTGAAGTTTTTGACATGTTTAGTAATCTTGGCTTTAGTCATATCGAAATTGGTACTGTTACTCCAAAAGCACAACCCGGAAATCCAAAACCCAGATTATTCAGGCTAAAAAAGGACAAAGCATTAATAAATCGGATGGGATTTAATAATCATGGTGTTGATTTTGCAGTTAAAAAGTTAAAAACCAGAAAATCTAAGATAATTATAGGAGGAAATATTGGTAAAAACAAAAACACTCCAAATGAAGATGCTGTTAATGATTACGAAATATGTTTTGAAGCTCTTTATCCTTATGTAGATTATTTTGTTGTTAATGTGAGTTCACCAAATACTCCTGATTTAAGAGATTTGCAAGAAAAAGAGCCTTTAAAAAAATTACTTGAACATTTAAAAAAAATATCATTAAAAAAGGATAAACAAAAACCAATTTTGCTTAAAATAGCACCTGACTTAACAAATACCCAATTAGATGATATTATTGATATTGTTAAATCTACAAATATTGATGGTATAGTTGCGACAAATACTACAATTTTGCGTAATGGACTATCATTTAGCAAAGAAAAAGCTGCAAGTTATGGCGAAGGAGGTTTAAGCGGAAAACCCTTAAAAAATCGTTCTACAGAAGTAATTAGGTATATTTCTGAAAAATCAGGTAAAACTATTCCAATAATCGGTGTTGGAGGCATAATGTCACCTGAAGATGCAATGGAAAAACTTAATGCAGGTGCATGTCTTGTTCAGCTATATACTGGTTTTGTTTATGAAGGTCCGGGTTTGGTAAAAAGAATTAATGAGTATATTTTAAAAAATTCATAATTTCAGAAATCCTTACTTATCGTAAATCAAATTGTCGCAAAAATATAACAATTCCAGTTTACGAATAAATGCCTCTAATTTACTAATAATCAATTATTAGGACAGGAGTTCTCAATTTACATTATTTTATTTTTGTATAATACAATTTAGAAAGTTTATAAACACTTAACAGTAATATTCCTAGGGAAAACAGGTTGATTATCAACTGCATATCTTGTTTTTTCTTATATTTTTTAATTGTAGCAGCAATAAAATTAGTATCTAATTCATCAACAGACGGAATATCATTATAATGCCATTTATCAATAATAGTACCTTCCTTTAGCAAAACTAATCCCGGATTTGACCTTATAATAGTTTTAAGTGTTGTTTCATCAGTATTATAAAATTCATAAGTAGCACCTGTTTCATGAATAAAATCTTCAAACTGGTCACCTGTTGATGAAGTAAGACAAATAAACGGATAATTGTTAGTTATGCAATATTCAGCTAATTCATTAATTTTGTTTTGTATTCCTTTATCTTTA containing:
- a CDS encoding quinone-dependent dihydroorotate dehydrogenase produces the protein MYKYLIRPLFFLFKPELIHSIVFFLLKAGAFIPGISYICRYIFVIRNKKLEKNIFGMNFSNLVGLAAGMDKDAEVFDMFSNLGFSHIEIGTVTPKAQPGNPKPRLFRLKKDKALINRMGFNNHGVDFAVKKLKTRKSKIIIGGNIGKNKNTPNEDAVNDYEICFEALYPYVDYFVVNVSSPNTPDLRDLQEKEPLKKLLEHLKKISLKKDKQKPILLKIAPDLTNTQLDDIIDIVKSTNIDGIVATNTTILRNGLSFSKEKAASYGEGGLSGKPLKNRSTEVIRYISEKSGKTIPIIGVGGIMSPEDAMEKLNAGACLVQLYTGFVYEGPGLVKRINEYILKNS
- a CDS encoding helix-turn-helix transcriptional regulator, which gives rise to MKSRIEILLKKEILTPSKFADKIGVQRSSISHILTGRNNPSLELIQKILNNFPDINAEWLIIGKGNMYKTEVQTNIFETIEKKKDLFSEKQIQFDEKNDNIINKIEKNDEVDGLKKQQYQEKQYNKRIERIVIFYNDKTCRDYLTDE